ATGCTGAAGGATTGCCGAACGGTATGGGCCAACTGTCTTCGCGTCATCAAGGCAAACATTGGTGAGCAGAGCTTCCGGACGTGGTTTCAACCCATCGTGCCGGTGCAGCTCCACAATAATGTGCTGCTGATTCAGGTGCCCAGCACCTACTTTTACGAGTGGCTGGAGGAGCACTTTGTGGAGGAGCTGAAGCGGGCCATCCACCAGGAGCTAGGGCCGGAAGGGCGCCTGGAGTACAGCATCGTGGTGGACCAGGGCAATGCCCAAACCAAGCCGCGTACGCTTAACCTGCCCACGGCCCGCAAAACCGCTGGTCCACCCTCCGCCGCTACCCCCGCCGCGGCCGTGGCCGCCGGGGCCCTTACTGCCTCGGCCCGCAACGTGGCGGCTGCTGCCGTGGCGCCCGCGCCCACCCCGGCCACCTTGCGCAACCCCTTCGAGGCCAGCAAAACCATTGAGCGCGACTATCTGAAGTCCCAGCTCAACACCACCTATACCTTCGAGAACTACATCGAGGGCGACTGTAACCGGTTGGCGCGGTCGGCGGGCTTGGCGGTGGCCAACAAGCCGGGCACCACTTCCTTCAACCCGCTGATGGTGTACGGAGGCGTGGGCCTGGGCAAAACGCATTTGGTGCAGGCCATCGGCAACCACATCAAAGCCACCAACACGGATAAGTTTGTGCTGTATGTGTCGGCTGAGAAGTTCACGAACCAGTTTATCGAAAGCCTGCGCTCCAACCAGGTGCAGGATTTTGCCAATTTCTATTTGCTGGTTGATATTCTGATTCTGGACGACGTGCAGTTTTTGTCGGGCAAAGACAAAACGCAGGAAATGTTCTTCCACATTTTCAACCACCTGCACCAGGCCGGCAAGCAGATTGTCATGACCTCGGACCGCCCCCCGCGCGACCTGGTGGGGCTGGAGGACCGGCTGTTGTCGCGCTTCAAGTGGGGCCTCACCGCCGACCTGCAAAGCCCGGACTTCGAGACGCGCATGGCCATCATCCAGAATAAAATGCAGCAGGATGGCATCGACATCCCGCCGCAGGTGGTGGAGTACCTGGCCCACTCCGTGAACACTAACGTGCGGGAGCTGGAGGGCGTCTTGATTTCGCTGGTGGCGCAAAGCTCCCTCAACCGCCGCGAAATCGACTTGGAAATGGCCAAGCAGGCCCTGCGCCACATCATTGAAGAGGTGGAAGCCGAGGTCAACCTGGACTTCATTCAGAAAACCTGCGCCGAATACTTCGGCGT
This region of Hymenobacter sp. YIM 151500-1 genomic DNA includes:
- the dnaA gene encoding chromosomal replication initiator protein DnaA — protein: MLKDCRTVWANCLRVIKANIGEQSFRTWFQPIVPVQLHNNVLLIQVPSTYFYEWLEEHFVEELKRAIHQELGPEGRLEYSIVVDQGNAQTKPRTLNLPTARKTAGPPSAATPAAAVAAGALTASARNVAAAAVAPAPTPATLRNPFEASKTIERDYLKSQLNTTYTFENYIEGDCNRLARSAGLAVANKPGTTSFNPLMVYGGVGLGKTHLVQAIGNHIKATNTDKFVLYVSAEKFTNQFIESLRSNQVQDFANFYLLVDILILDDVQFLSGKDKTQEMFFHIFNHLHQAGKQIVMTSDRPPRDLVGLEDRLLSRFKWGLTADLQSPDFETRMAIIQNKMQQDGIDIPPQVVEYLAHSVNTNVRELEGVLISLVAQSSLNRREIDLEMAKQALRHIIEEVEAEVNLDFIQKTCAEYFGVPLDLLKAKTRKKEVVTARQVAMYFAKEHTSHSLKSIGHHFGGRDHSTVIHSVQTVSDLIDSDKSFRNTIAELRKKFAGK